A single Thermosynechococcus vestitus BP-1 DNA region contains:
- the coaD gene encoding pantetheine-phosphate adenylyltransferase, protein MLAVYPGSFDPITLGHLDIIERGARLFSEVIVAIAHNPQKKALFSVGQRIKQVQAATSHLKNVRVDTFDGLTVEYARSQRARVLLRGLRVLSDFEYELQMSHTNKSLWPEIETVFLTTSNEYSFLSSSLVKEIARFGGNVRHLVPANVAKDLEACFTQTPIPSQRPLE, encoded by the coding sequence ATGCTGGCTGTTTATCCTGGAAGTTTTGATCCCATTACCTTGGGACACTTGGACATTATTGAGCGGGGAGCACGCCTATTTAGCGAAGTCATTGTGGCGATCGCCCACAACCCTCAGAAAAAAGCTCTCTTTAGTGTTGGCCAACGCATTAAGCAAGTGCAGGCGGCCACCAGCCACTTAAAAAATGTGCGAGTGGATACGTTTGATGGTCTGACCGTTGAGTACGCGCGATCGCAGCGGGCAAGGGTTCTTCTGCGGGGGTTGCGGGTGTTGTCAGACTTTGAATACGAGCTTCAGATGTCCCACACCAATAAAAGCCTCTGGCCAGAGATTGAGACAGTGTTCCTCACCACGTCCAATGAGTATAGTTTCTTAAGTAGTAGCTTAGTAAAAGAAATTGCCCGATTTGGCGGTAATGTTCGTCATCTTGTACCAGCCAATGTTGCCAAGGATTTAGAAGCATGCTTTACTCAAACACCGATCCCATCTCAACGACCGCTGGAGTAA
- a CDS encoding ATP synthase F0 subunit B, with protein MLYSNTDPISTTAGVNEALDAPSAVLQLLQQLQKLEELLILEGTKIPLTGRKLIDEEQILNQLTQIEEAIPESVEAAQQILKQRDEIIKKAQYRAQEILRAAEQRAAQITDELRIRQQAELEAQKIRQQVQQEVELMRQRAIAEINLLRQNTEKELAHLRQVTHRECQERQQEADAYADRTLAEMERQLKEMLAVIQNGRQYLKQHPAHRQP; from the coding sequence ATGCTTTACTCAAACACCGATCCCATCTCAACGACCGCTGGAGTAAACGAGGCCCTTGATGCCCCTTCCGCTGTGCTGCAACTCTTGCAACAACTACAAAAGCTGGAAGAACTCCTGATTCTTGAAGGAACAAAGATTCCGCTGACGGGACGCAAACTCATTGATGAAGAGCAGATCCTTAACCAGCTTACCCAGATTGAAGAGGCGATCCCCGAATCAGTGGAGGCCGCGCAACAGATTCTCAAGCAGCGCGATGAGATTATCAAAAAAGCCCAGTACCGCGCCCAAGAAATTCTTCGTGCTGCAGAGCAACGTGCTGCCCAAATCACTGATGAACTGCGGATTCGCCAGCAGGCAGAACTAGAAGCTCAGAAAATTCGCCAGCAGGTGCAACAAGAGGTGGAGCTTATGCGCCAACGGGCGATCGCGGAAATCAATCTGCTACGGCAAAACACGGAAAAAGAACTAGCCCACCTACGTCAAGTGACTCACCGTGAATGTCAGGAGCGGCAACAGGAAGCGGATGCCTATGCCGATCGCACCCTTGCGGAAATGGAACGGCAACTCAAGGAAATGCTAGCGGTGATTCAAAACGGGCGTCAATACCTCAAGCAGCACCCAGCCCACCGTCAACCTTAG
- a CDS encoding alpha-E domain-containing protein → MLSRVADAVYWLNRYIERAENIARFVDVNLNMLLDLPTSLSSQWDPLVLTTGDLSFFQEHYGTATAENVIQFLIFDTTYPNSIISCLRAARENATSIREVISSEMWQQVNAFYTMVREAAKAPEGLEIASFLEQVKQASHLFAGVMDSTMSHNEAWHFGQMGRLLERADKTSRILDVKYYLLLPSVEDVGTPIDELGWIALLKSASAYEMYRKRGSHRITPAGVAEFLILDGEFPRAIRFCLLQVEKSLYRITGTPLGSWHQPVERQLGRLRSQLDYLTIDEIISQGMHEFLDYLQQQMNEVDTQIFQTFFTLEPVKTR, encoded by the coding sequence ATGTTAAGTCGTGTTGCCGATGCGGTCTATTGGTTAAATCGCTACATTGAGCGGGCAGAGAATATTGCTCGTTTTGTTGATGTCAACTTGAATATGCTGCTGGATCTGCCCACGAGTCTTTCTAGTCAATGGGATCCCCTCGTGTTAACAACGGGGGATTTATCCTTTTTTCAGGAGCACTACGGCACTGCTACGGCTGAAAATGTGATTCAGTTCCTCATCTTTGACACCACCTATCCCAACTCCATCATCTCGTGTCTGCGGGCGGCACGGGAGAATGCCACATCCATTCGCGAGGTGATTTCCTCAGAAATGTGGCAGCAGGTGAATGCCTTCTACACAATGGTGCGCGAGGCGGCCAAAGCCCCTGAGGGCTTAGAGATTGCCAGCTTTTTGGAACAAGTGAAACAGGCCAGTCATCTTTTTGCTGGCGTGATGGACAGCACCATGAGCCACAATGAAGCGTGGCACTTTGGCCAAATGGGACGGTTACTGGAGCGAGCCGATAAAACCTCGCGGATTCTCGATGTGAAATACTATCTGCTGTTGCCCTCGGTGGAAGATGTGGGTACGCCCATTGATGAGTTGGGCTGGATTGCGCTCCTGAAATCTGCTAGTGCCTATGAGATGTACCGTAAACGGGGTTCCCATCGGATTACTCCCGCAGGGGTAGCAGAGTTTTTGATTCTTGATGGCGAGTTTCCGCGCGCAATTCGCTTTTGTCTGTTGCAGGTGGAAAAATCCCTCTACAGGATTACAGGGACTCCCTTGGGGAGTTGGCACCAGCCTGTGGAACGCCAACTGGGACGCCTGCGATCGCAACTGGACTATTTGACGATTGATGAAATTATTAGTCAAGGCATGCACGAGTTCCTCGATTACTTGCAGCAGCAAATGAATGAGGTGGATACGCAAATTTTTCAAACGTTCTTTACCTTAGAGCCTGTGAAAACCCGCTAG